ACGTATTTTTAAATATGATGTAACACCCAAATCTAAACTGAAATGAAAAAATCGGCAGAAGAAATTAAAACCATGATTTTGAATTTTGCTCAATTAAATTCGAGCATCAGGGCGGTTTATCTGGAAGGTTCACGGGTAAATCCAAACTTTCCTCCCGATGAATTTCAGGATTATGATGTGGTTTTTGTAGTACAGGATTTCGAAAATTTCATAACAAATGATTCATGGACCAATATTTTTGGTGAAAAAATCATCGAGCAACAACCCGAAACATTTTCTTTTGGTGATAAACTGGATAATTTTTTCAGTTATCTTATTATTTATAAAGAAGGTTTTAGAATTGATTTTTCTATCATTCCGATTGAGAAAAGGACTGATTTTAATGACAGTTTAAGGGAAATTTGGCTCGATAAAGATGGACTTTACACCAATACACCTGCAAGTTCAGATCAGGATTATTGGGTGATAAAGCCGAACGAGAAGTGGTTTCAGGAGGTTTGCAATGAATTTTGGTGGGTTTCAACTTATGTCGCAAAAGGTTTGGCGAGAAACGAAATTCCGTATGCTATAAAACATCAGGAGGAAATTCTCCGCCCAATGTTGATGCAAATGCTCGACTGGAAGATAGGTATTGAACAAGATTTTCAGGTTTCTACTGGGAAATCGGGCAAGTTTTATCCCAAGTATTTGAGTGAAGAATATTATCAAAAATTCTTAAAAACCTATTCTGATTCTGAAAAAGAAAATATTTGGAAATCTCTGTCTATAATGATTGAAATTTTTTCCGAAACTGCAAAAAATATTGCTGAAACATTAAATTTTAATTACAACTTGGCAGAAGAATCCAATATTTTAAAATACTTAAAAGAAATACGACAAAAAGCTACACAAACTCAGCCCCAAACACTTCCTTAAAGTGCTCTTTGATTTTTTCTTTTACTTCTAAAACTTCTGTTTCAGTAAATTTTCTTTCAAGTTCTCTTGCTAAAGATGTCACCGATTTATCCTTAATTCCGCAGGGAATAATGTATTCAAAATAACGTAAATCTGTATTCACATTCAGGGCAAAACCGTGCATGGTTACCCATTTTGATGTTTTTACGCCCATGGCGCAGATTTTTCGTGCATAAGGTTTTCCCACATCCAGCCAAACGCCGGTTTCGCCTTCGCTGCGTTCGCCTTTCAGCCCGTATTCGGCAATCACGCGGATGATCACCTCCTCCAAATTGCGCATGTAAAGATGAATGTCCGATTTAAAATTATCCAGATCCAGAATCGGATAGCCCACAATCTGGCCAAAACCGTGATAGGTGATGTCGCCGCCGCGGTTCGTTTTTACAAAAGTTGCGCTGATCTGTTTGAGTTTTTCCTCGTTGGCGAGCATGTTATGTTCATCGCCGGATTTACCTAAGGTATAAACGTGCGGATGCTCTACAAACAAAAAATAATTCGGTGTTTCCTCATAAATTCCGTCGGTGCGGTCGCGGTTTTTCAGTTTTAAATCGATGATGGATTTCATCAGATTTTCCTGATATTCAAAGGCAGGGAGATAATCCATCAAACCCAGGTCGCGGAATTCTAAAGTTTTATTTTGGGTAATTAACATTTGAAAATTTTAACAAATTTATGAAAGAAAAAGTATAATGTATAGCATAATATTGATTATTTTAAGCCGTATTTTTCATAAGCAAAATCAATAACGTCGTCGATAACGCAAGCCATAACCTCACGATCATCTTTGTCGTGGATGTCAAGACCACAGAATTTACTGCCATTGGAATCTGCATGAATGTTCAAATAGTAAGTTGATGAAATAAGTAAAGCCAGTATAGCACGGTATTTTTTATGGTTTTCCTCGAAGTATGGATGCATGAATTTTTGAAACATTTCATCGCCAAGCCTTTCGCGGTGATCGCAAAGTTCTCGAAGGATATCGTTATACTCATACAGTTCCCAAACTATGATCTTTTGAAGTTCAGGGTTTGCGGATACGGCGCTGTACATTTCTTTCAAAAGATTTTTCGATAACGTTTTTCCGTTG
The sequence above is a segment of the Chryseobacterium taklimakanense genome. Coding sequences within it:
- a CDS encoding aminoglycoside 6-adenylyltransferase; amino-acid sequence: MKKSAEEIKTMILNFAQLNSSIRAVYLEGSRVNPNFPPDEFQDYDVVFVVQDFENFITNDSWTNIFGEKIIEQQPETFSFGDKLDNFFSYLIIYKEGFRIDFSIIPIEKRTDFNDSLREIWLDKDGLYTNTPASSDQDYWVIKPNEKWFQEVCNEFWWVSTYVAKGLARNEIPYAIKHQEEILRPMLMQMLDWKIGIEQDFQVSTGKSGKFYPKYLSEEYYQKFLKTYSDSEKENIWKSLSIMIEIFSETAKNIAETLNFNYNLAEESNILKYLKEIRQKATQTQPQTLP
- the lipB gene encoding lipoyl(octanoyl) transferase LipB, which translates into the protein MLITQNKTLEFRDLGLMDYLPAFEYQENLMKSIIDLKLKNRDRTDGIYEETPNYFLFVEHPHVYTLGKSGDEHNMLANEEKLKQISATFVKTNRGGDITYHGFGQIVGYPILDLDNFKSDIHLYMRNLEEVIIRVIAEYGLKGERSEGETGVWLDVGKPYARKICAMGVKTSKWVTMHGFALNVNTDLRYFEYIIPCGIKDKSVTSLARELERKFTETEVLEVKEKIKEHFKEVFGAEFV
- a CDS encoding TetR/AcrR family transcriptional regulator; the protein is MARKTVSGPVRNKERTKEKLLKSVGKIISTKGFHSLKITNIARTASVDKKLIYNYFGSVENLINQYLRNLDFGSSMNSSEYKEEGLKDNGKTLSKNLLKEMYSAVSANPELQKIIVWELYEYNDILRELCDHRERLGDEMFQKFMHPYFEENHKKYRAILALLISSTYYLNIHADSNGSKFCGLDIHDKDDREVMACVIDDVIDFAYEKYGLK